Part of the Methylomonas sp. AM2-LC genome, CGATAAATAATAAGAATTACTAACAGCCGTCGAGAAATCGAGTACACCTGTTGGGGCGCTGCCGGTATATCGGAGTAAATCTAAAGGCATAATGCGCGAATCAATAACAGAGAGTCCTGAAATTCGGCCTAACACTTCAGATATCTCGTGTTCGGCAACCCCCACCAAATCAAACTCATCAGCGGGAACAGAGCCATTACTCCCTGTATTCCATGCGTAATAAGAACTTAGAGTAATAGCACCATCCAAACCGCTATCATTGGCCGCGATGAGACCTAACGCTTTAGCATTTGCCAGGGTAATATCCAAATAATCTGCATTGCCTACTTGCGCGGCTATATGACTAACACCGGGTAAAATAAGATTAGTATTGGCAGCCGTTAAGGCATTGGCAATGGTTGTATAATTGCTGATGTTATTATTATATTGTAATAAATAACTGGTTGTTTGCCCCAAAAAGGCAGAGCTATTTGCCATGTTTACATTAATATTGACCGTAATGTCATTTACGAATTGCCGATCAAATAGTTGAATAGCCTCATTAAACGCATTAATCTCCTGCGTTGTGACACTATCATCATAGTTGGCTTGAATAGTCATGGCATGGGAGTCACTCATAGTAAACATTAAAATACCAGCAACTAGCGTGTTTATATAGACAACATTAAATGCGCATTTTTTCACTTAACCGTATCCGTTATATTCACGAACATGCAATTATCTTTTAACTGTCTTGGCTGTAAGTAAAGCTGTTTATTTATAGTGTGAAACTGGGTATATTCTCTGTAAAATCTCATTAGGTACAGTCATGTGTGGCTAGTAATCGGTACGACGGGCATCATCATACTATATACTAGCCAATAGCGACTACCCCCCTTGTTAATAATTTATAAAACTATGAATGTACCTGTGTTTGTATTACTGCGTGCTTAGCCAGTAGTAGGAATTGTTGATTCTATTTTGTACGACTATCCTCTAACCAGCTACGATATAATGCTATATTAGCAATATATTTTTAACCCTAGGGCAATAAGTGAAAAGCGCGTCTGTCGCAGTGTCAGCTACAGTTTTGATCATGTCCTAGAGAAGTAGCAAGCATCATTGAAGTTAATATTAGCCTTTGTGATGCGGTTCGTGCCTCACCACATCCTACATCAATGTGGGTAATTGGATGCGCTGAAAAAGTGAAGCTCATCTGTCGCCATTAATGCTACTTCTAATGCTGATAAATCCTATATAAAATTTAACTTTACAATGAGTAGTGACAATTAATCTTCAGCTTTTGCCACACACCACCCGGATATCCAAAAATTGATTAACGAATGAATTTAAA contains:
- a CDS encoding NF038122 family metalloprotease; translation: MFTMSDSHAMTIQANYDDSVTTQEINAFNEAIQLFDRQFVNDITVNINVNMANSSAFLGQTTSYLLQYNNNISNYTTIANALTAANTNLILPGVSHIAAQVGNADYLDITLANAKALGLIAANDSGLDGAITLSSYYAWNTGSNGSVPADEFDLVGVAEHEISEVLGRISGLSVIDSRIMPLDLLRYTGSAPTGVLDFSTAVSNSYYLSLDGGKTSLASLNAIPGNDLGDFDGSVVSDPFNAFSNSGQFNTLNKTDYTVMQALGYQLVPIALPSAFWLFFTSCLGIRLFRK